In one window of Leptospira sp. GIMC2001 DNA:
- a CDS encoding ATP-dependent Clp protease adaptor ClpS yields the protein MNPDIFEDMILAVDNVYKHQVILFNDDVNSFEHVEDCLMNICKKTKKEAIRIAMETHESGKAVCYTGSLEECETVGEKLAQEGLTVSVH from the coding sequence TTGAATCCAGATATATTCGAAGATATGATTCTAGCTGTAGACAATGTCTATAAGCATCAGGTCATTTTGTTCAATGACGATGTAAATAGCTTCGAACATGTAGAAGATTGCCTTATGAATATCTGCAAAAAAACCAAAAAAGAAGCCATACGAATCGCTATGGAAACCCATGAATCCGGAAAAGCCGTTTGTTATACTGGAAGTCTTGAAGAGTGCGAGACAGTGGGCGAGAAACTCGCACAAGAGGGATTGACCGTTTCCGTCCATTAG
- a CDS encoding lysophospholipid acyltransferase family protein: MKSLFIPPKFDFALAWTFDIAYPLMTKAMFNLDHVVISHQDRTRLRELSQKRAVYFSNHPTTMEPPVAYAVANAMGSRFHFMASRNVFDWAGGFVGEVIRRVGAFSVLAGGADRDAVKMSRQILTERDGKLAIYPEGMCSGENDNLLPFLPGTAQIGFWGLEDAKKLDPNADITVVPAFVKYVLVGSKSFILEDIKISIGRIEAALHLNSGNRNLLRRFLMVGRFLLERTESEYGITPDPGQDYDFRVGRIRHETLNRAAKLLNVEFAQDENAIDKIRELFTALDSIEAGFPRKGCEHVTPEIFTQAKKEVEKAYTFLVTKPNHLVSRPTAERFIEWLSRYETLIFGKTGTRAREAHVYFPEFFTLGEYYDAYKKDKRGTVVAVTERLRSTLEKLMKQASLTTAPIVPPEDLGDI, translated from the coding sequence TTGAAATCTTTATTTATTCCACCGAAGTTTGATTTTGCACTGGCTTGGACATTTGATATTGCCTATCCGCTCATGACCAAAGCTATGTTCAATCTTGATCATGTAGTTATATCCCACCAAGATCGAACAAGACTTCGTGAATTATCTCAGAAAAGAGCCGTGTATTTTTCCAACCATCCAACAACTATGGAGCCTCCCGTTGCCTATGCTGTTGCCAATGCAATGGGTTCGCGTTTCCATTTTATGGCATCGAGGAATGTATTTGATTGGGCGGGTGGTTTTGTGGGTGAAGTGATTCGTCGTGTGGGCGCATTTTCTGTATTAGCTGGTGGAGCCGACAGAGATGCGGTCAAAATGTCCAGACAAATCCTTACAGAGCGAGATGGCAAACTGGCAATCTATCCCGAGGGAATGTGCAGTGGAGAAAATGATAATCTATTGCCATTTCTTCCCGGTACGGCACAGATCGGATTCTGGGGATTGGAAGATGCTAAGAAACTAGACCCTAACGCTGATATCACGGTAGTTCCCGCCTTTGTAAAATATGTTCTTGTTGGATCCAAAAGTTTTATTCTCGAAGATATAAAAATTTCGATCGGTCGAATTGAAGCAGCTTTGCATTTAAATTCTGGGAATCGAAACCTTTTGAGACGATTTCTTATGGTAGGCAGATTTCTCTTGGAGAGAACCGAATCTGAATATGGAATCACACCTGATCCTGGACAGGATTATGATTTTCGAGTGGGACGTATTCGACACGAGACACTCAATCGTGCGGCGAAATTATTGAATGTAGAATTTGCTCAAGATGAGAATGCTATTGATAAAATTCGTGAATTGTTTACTGCACTCGACAGTATTGAAGCTGGATTTCCAAGAAAGGGATGTGAGCATGTAACTCCGGAAATTTTTACCCAAGCGAAAAAGGAAGTCGAGAAGGCCTATACATTTCTTGTTACCAAACCAAATCATCTTGTATCTAGGCCAACTGCTGAGCGCTTTATCGAATGGCTTTCCCGATACGAAACCTTGATTTTTGGAAAAACAGGAACTCGAGCGAGAGAAGCCCATGTTTATTTTCCAGAATTTTTTACATTGGGTGAATACTACGATGCATACAAAAAAGACAAAAGAGGCACAGTTGTTGCTGTAACAGAACGTTTGCGAAGTACTTTAGAGAAATTGATGAAGCAGGCAAGTCTTACAACTGCACCTATTGTTCCACCTGAAGATCTGGGAGATATCTAA
- a CDS encoding FAD-binding domain-containing protein: MSSSFKQSRVRITNDKPVQESKDYVLYWMQAYRRLAWNHSLDYAIALANKLNKPLVVYEGLRSDYKWNSPRLHRFILEGMCDNAVEAKKLGINYWCYVETKSQPAQGLLKKISEKACAIVTDDFPCFIIPEQISKLSSKVDCQVVAIDGNGIIPIQNYSGFASAARVLRIRLHKIFPEAYIHRSAPTHSKSKLSAISKPIKAPFREFSCKSEDIDSTLKNIDFSNSIEPYSPMIGGRKQALRLLKDFLENKLLRYGKERSNPGAPDMVPSSGLSAYLHFGFISAEEVITAVLETSDESKKWAPDLLNQDFRGKREGFFSKKDEINSYLDELITWRDIGYLLFWEKKEFRKDLDVLPDWVKSILDKHKKDKRDYKYSRSDWESGNTHDPIWNAAQKELIHTGKMHNYMRMLWGKKLIEWSESFEEAFELMEEFNNLYAYDGRNPNSYTGILWCFGLFDRPWFPERNVLGNLRYMSSDSTKKKFKLGAYLDYVNSLSGHKESLF, from the coding sequence ATGTCTAGTTCATTCAAACAGAGTAGAGTTCGAATCACCAATGATAAGCCTGTTCAAGAATCCAAAGATTACGTTCTCTATTGGATGCAAGCTTATCGGCGTCTTGCATGGAATCATTCGCTAGACTATGCGATTGCCCTTGCAAACAAACTCAATAAACCATTGGTTGTCTACGAAGGACTTCGCTCGGATTACAAATGGAATTCTCCAAGACTACATAGATTTATTCTAGAGGGAATGTGCGACAACGCAGTTGAAGCAAAAAAACTGGGCATCAACTATTGGTGTTATGTGGAAACAAAATCACAGCCAGCACAAGGACTTCTTAAGAAAATATCCGAGAAAGCCTGTGCAATCGTTACGGATGATTTTCCTTGTTTTATCATACCAGAACAGATCAGTAAACTTTCCTCCAAAGTTGATTGTCAAGTTGTAGCGATTGACGGAAACGGAATCATACCGATTCAAAATTATTCTGGATTTGCATCTGCCGCAAGAGTTCTGAGAATTCGTTTACACAAAATTTTCCCAGAAGCCTATATTCATCGCAGTGCCCCAACCCATTCGAAATCAAAATTATCAGCTATCAGTAAACCGATTAAGGCACCATTTCGGGAATTTTCATGTAAGTCAGAGGACATTGATTCCACATTAAAGAATATAGATTTCTCAAATTCTATCGAGCCTTACTCTCCTATGATTGGTGGAAGAAAACAAGCCTTGCGCTTGCTAAAAGATTTTTTAGAAAATAAATTATTGCGTTATGGAAAAGAAAGATCCAATCCGGGTGCACCCGATATGGTACCTTCCAGCGGACTCTCCGCATATTTGCATTTTGGATTTATTTCCGCTGAAGAAGTAATTACAGCGGTGCTCGAGACAAGCGACGAATCTAAGAAATGGGCACCCGATCTATTGAATCAGGATTTTCGTGGTAAGCGAGAAGGATTTTTTTCCAAGAAGGATGAAATCAATTCTTATCTCGATGAACTCATCACTTGGCGTGATATAGGTTACCTTTTGTTCTGGGAGAAAAAAGAATTCCGAAAAGATCTCGATGTCTTACCCGATTGGGTAAAATCCATTCTCGACAAACATAAAAAAGACAAAAGAGATTATAAATACTCAAGGTCTGATTGGGAGTCTGGCAATACTCACGATCCAATCTGGAATGCCGCACAAAAAGAACTCATCCACACTGGTAAAATGCACAATTATATGAGAATGCTATGGGGCAAAAAATTGATTGAATGGAGCGAAAGTTTCGAAGAAGCATTTGAACTCATGGAAGAATTCAACAATCTCTATGCTTATGATGGACGAAACCCCAATTCCTATACTGGCATATTGTGGTGCTTTGGATTATTTGACAGACCTTGGTTTCCAGAACGAAATGTACTTGGCAATCTAAGATATATGTCATCGGATTCCACAAAGAAAAAATTCAAGCTGGGAGCATATTTGGATTACGTCAATTCTCTCAGTGGTCATAAGGAGAGTCTATTTTGA